The Prevotella sp. oral taxon 299 str. F0039 genome has a segment encoding these proteins:
- a CDS encoding efflux RND transporter periplasmic adaptor subunit, translated as MKQKVLFLIAAVSLFLISCGGGKQGAGFNDNEYPVRTIESQGSSSETLYPATIRGVQDVEIRPKVSGFITKLLVKEGQRVTAGQLLFVIDSETYQATVRQAKAAVSSATAQLNTAKLTYDNSQKLFNSNVIGQYELQTAQNTYENAKAALAQAQASLASAKEMLSYCFVKSPVSGLVGSLPFKVGALVGPTSAQPLTTVSDNNTMEVFFSMTEKDVLDMARNAGGVKESLSTYPAVKLKLADGTIYSQPGKVTKMSGVIDSSTGSVSMVAHFSNPDHILRSGGSGSIVVPKVTSNAIVIPQDAVAQVQDRYFVYVLGKDNKVKYTEIKISPDNDGQTYVVTNGLKVGDRIVLKGISGLTEGAEIKGLTEAEYEAKLKKTAELGSSQNDLSKLKEAFGK; from the coding sequence ATGAAACAAAAAGTATTATTCTTAATTGCTGCCGTATCTTTGTTTTTAATCTCATGTGGAGGTGGAAAACAAGGAGCAGGATTTAATGATAACGAGTATCCCGTGCGCACAATTGAGTCGCAAGGCTCTTCAAGTGAAACCTTATATCCAGCCACCATTCGTGGTGTTCAAGATGTAGAAATACGTCCAAAAGTTTCTGGTTTTATTACAAAACTATTGGTGAAAGAGGGTCAAAGAGTAACAGCTGGTCAGCTATTGTTTGTTATTGACAGCGAAACTTACCAAGCAACAGTTCGTCAAGCCAAAGCAGCAGTAAGCTCGGCAACAGCTCAATTGAATACTGCAAAATTGACTTACGATAATAGTCAAAAGCTGTTTAATAGTAATGTAATAGGTCAATACGAATTACAAACAGCTCAAAATACTTACGAAAATGCAAAAGCAGCGTTGGCACAAGCACAGGCTTCTCTTGCATCTGCAAAGGAAATGTTGAGCTATTGCTTTGTAAAGAGTCCTGTTTCTGGTTTAGTTGGAAGTCTACCTTTTAAGGTTGGGGCACTCGTTGGACCAACAAGTGCACAGCCACTAACCACCGTTTCAGACAATAACACAATGGAAGTGTTCTTCTCTATGACCGAAAAAGATGTGTTAGATATGGCAAGAAATGCAGGAGGAGTGAAAGAATCGCTTTCAACTTATCCTGCAGTTAAATTGAAATTAGCCGATGGAACAATTTATTCTCAACCAGGAAAGGTAACGAAAATGAGTGGCGTTATCGACAGTTCAACAGGTTCAGTTTCAATGGTTGCACACTTCTCAAATCCTGATCACATTCTTCGTAGTGGTGGAAGTGGTTCTATCGTAGTTCCAAAAGTAACATCAAACGCTATCGTTATTCCACAAGATGCAGTAGCACAAGTGCAAGATCGCTACTTTGTTTACGTCTTGGGTAAAGACAATAAGGTAAAATATACAGAAATAAAGATTAGTCCAGACAACGATGGACAAACCTATGTTGTTACAAATGGTTTGAAAGTTGGAGATAGAATTGTGCTTAAAGGCATTTCAGGTCTTACAGAAGGAGCAGAGATAAAAGGATTAACTGAAGCTGAATATGAAGCAAAATTAAAGAAAACAGCAGAACTAGGTTCTAGTCAAAACGATTTAAGTAAGCTTAAAGAGGCATTTGGAAAATAA
- a CDS encoding ABC transporter permease, whose protein sequence is MGKKRNRTRNRSRFQGFTLCISTALVLILLGMVVFSVLTSRNLSNYFKENMVVTMMLDAETTNSEALQLCRSIAQKPYIAHLDYISKEQALKEQTEALGSNPLEFVGHNPFLSSIEVRPKADYANSDSLIWIKADLKKMARVGEITYQKNLMDSVNTNLRKINIVLLILATLLMFVSFSLINNTVRLSIYAQRFSIHTMKLVGASWGFIKRPFLKRALGVGVLAAFLANLVLCAGAWALYSYEPEVFLIITWDVWTITAGAVVLLGVLITLVCSNISVNKFLKMSAGELYKI, encoded by the coding sequence ATGGGAAAGAAACGTAATAGAACCCGTAATCGCTCAAGATTTCAGGGCTTTACATTGTGTATAAGTACTGCTTTAGTGCTTATTTTGTTAGGAATGGTAGTGTTTTCTGTGCTAACATCACGCAATTTGTCAAACTATTTCAAAGAAAATATGGTAGTTACGATGATGCTTGATGCAGAAACAACAAACTCAGAAGCTTTGCAATTATGTCGTTCTATTGCGCAGAAACCATATATTGCACACTTAGATTATATCAGTAAAGAGCAAGCTTTGAAAGAACAAACAGAAGCTTTGGGCTCAAATCCATTAGAATTTGTAGGTCATAACCCCTTTCTTTCATCAATAGAAGTACGTCCAAAGGCTGATTATGCAAATAGTGATTCGCTTATTTGGATTAAAGCAGACTTGAAAAAGATGGCAAGAGTAGGTGAGATTACCTATCAAAAAAACTTGATGGATAGTGTAAATACCAATCTTCGTAAAATAAATATCGTGTTATTGATATTAGCAACCTTGTTAATGTTTGTGTCATTTTCGCTTATTAACAACACGGTTCGATTGAGTATCTATGCTCAACGCTTTTCAATTCACACCATGAAGCTTGTTGGTGCATCGTGGGGATTTATTAAACGACCTTTCTTAAAACGTGCTCTTGGAGTGGGAGTGTTAGCTGCTTTCCTTGCAAATTTAGTGCTTTGTGCAGGTGCATGGGCTTTATATAGCTATGAACCAGAGGTATTCCTCATCATAACATGGGACGTATGGACTATTACTGCTGGTGCAGTTGTGTTGCTAGGAGTGCTTATTACACTTGTATGCTCAAATATATCAGTGAATAAATTCTTGAAAATGTCGGCAGGAGAACTATATAAGATCTAA
- the lpxA gene encoding acyl-ACP--UDP-N-acetylglucosamine O-acyltransferase, with translation MASEISNRAEIDPRAKIGNNCKIYPFVYIEGDVVIGDNCVIYPFVSIMNGTRMGNGNTIYQNTVIGATPQDFDFDGAATETVIGNNNNIRENVVINRATNAGGQTVIGNENFLLEGAHVSHDTKIADKCVLGYGTKIAGDCEIGSNVVFSANVIVNAKARVGNAAFIKPGTTFRKDVPPFVVAGGTPVSYNGLNNVILDALGITEKVQKHIANAYRLLFHGQTSVVDGVSQIKQQVPPGAEINEIIEFLDGTKNGLITKL, from the coding sequence ATGGCAAGTGAAATTAGTAATAGGGCAGAAATAGACCCAAGAGCAAAGATAGGAAACAACTGTAAAATTTATCCTTTTGTTTATATTGAAGGAGATGTTGTAATAGGAGATAATTGTGTTATTTATCCATTTGTAAGCATTATGAATGGAACCCGCATGGGAAATGGAAACACTATATATCAAAATACGGTGATTGGAGCAACTCCTCAAGATTTCGATTTCGATGGAGCTGCAACCGAAACAGTTATTGGAAACAATAATAACATTCGTGAAAACGTGGTTATTAACCGTGCAACCAATGCAGGAGGACAAACAGTTATTGGTAATGAGAACTTCCTTTTAGAAGGTGCTCACGTGTCGCACGATACAAAAATTGCCGATAAGTGTGTTCTTGGTTATGGAACAAAGATAGCTGGCGACTGCGAGATTGGTTCGAATGTAGTGTTCTCTGCCAATGTAATTGTCAATGCAAAGGCTCGTGTTGGTAATGCTGCTTTCATCAAACCAGGTACAACATTCCGTAAAGATGTTCCTCCTTTTGTTGTGGCAGGTGGCACTCCTGTAAGCTATAATGGTTTGAATAACGTAATATTAGATGCGCTTGGCATTACAGAAAAGGTGCAAAAGCATATCGCAAACGCCTATAGATTGCTATTCCACGGTCAAACAAGCGTGGTAGATGGTGTTAGTCAAATCAAACAACAAGTGCCTCCAGGAGCAGAAATCAATGAAATTATCGAATTTTTAGATGGTACTAAGAATGGATTGATAACCAAATTATAA
- a CDS encoding undecaprenyl-diphosphate phosphatase: protein MTLLETLILAIVEGLTEFLPISSTGHMIIAQNLLGIESTSFVKAFTIIIQFGAILSVLCLYFQRFFKLNNAPVDPNLSLFKRLLHKFDFYVKLLVAFVPAAVIGLLGKKSGIIDRFLEHVEVVAIMLVVGGVFMLFCDKLFEKKSSEETPLTNKRAFVIGCFQCLAMIPGVSRSMATIVGGMSQRLTRRAAAEFSFFLAIPTMAGATVLDVYEVLFKDPNSVSWATGDNIKMLLIGCVVAFVVALLAMKWFVNFLAKYGFKAFGYYRIVVGLFILVWLMLGYNLSMVD from the coding sequence ATGACACTCTTAGAAACCCTAATATTGGCGATAGTAGAAGGATTAACCGAATTTCTTCCCATCTCATCTACAGGCCATATGATTATAGCTCAAAACCTTTTGGGAATAGAGAGCACATCATTTGTAAAGGCATTCACCATCATTATTCAGTTTGGTGCAATCCTTTCGGTACTTTGTTTGTATTTTCAACGTTTCTTTAAGTTGAACAATGCGCCCGTAGATCCTAATCTTTCACTTTTTAAAAGGTTATTACATAAGTTCGATTTCTATGTAAAATTGCTCGTAGCTTTTGTTCCTGCTGCCGTAATAGGATTGCTTGGAAAGAAGAGTGGCATAATAGATAGGTTCTTAGAACATGTAGAAGTGGTTGCAATTATGCTTGTAGTAGGTGGCGTTTTTATGCTCTTTTGCGACAAATTATTCGAAAAAAAGAGTAGTGAAGAAACCCCATTAACCAATAAAAGAGCCTTCGTTATTGGTTGTTTTCAATGTCTTGCGATGATACCAGGTGTGTCTCGATCAATGGCAACCATTGTTGGTGGAATGTCACAACGTCTCACTCGTCGTGCAGCAGCAGAGTTTTCATTTTTCTTAGCCATACCAACTATGGCAGGAGCAACGGTCTTAGACGTTTATGAAGTACTCTTTAAAGATCCTAATTCGGTATCTTGGGCAACAGGAGACAATATCAAAATGTTGCTAATAGGATGCGTCGTAGCCTTTGTAGTGGCGCTTCTTGCAATGAAATGGTTTGTTAACTTCCTTGCAAAATACGGTTTCAAAGCCTTTGGTTACTATCGTATTGTAGTAGGATTGTTTATTCTTGTGTGGTTAATGCTTGGTTATAACTTATCAATGGTAGACTAA
- a CDS encoding DUF3098 domain-containing protein → MNRENFAFGKINFILLAVGVLVIILGFILMSGSSSSETTFNPEIFSVTRIKVAPIVCVIGFVSIIFGIMKKPNSTKE, encoded by the coding sequence ATGAATAGAGAAAACTTTGCTTTCGGTAAAATCAATTTCATTTTACTAGCAGTTGGTGTCTTAGTGATTATCTTAGGATTTATATTAATGAGTGGTTCATCTTCAAGCGAAACCACTTTTAATCCTGAAATATTCAGTGTAACTCGCATAAAAGTGGCACCTATTGTGTGCGTTATCGGCTTTGTTTCAATTATTTTCGGTATAATGAAGAAGCCAAACAGCACAAAAGAATAA
- a CDS encoding efflux transporter outer membrane subunit: MEIKSKTEIKMKHLNIIIMAFALVAFTSCKSLYGKYERPTVNTKGLVRDVVSNTDTLAVNDTTNFGNMPWRSVFTDPQLQTLIEMGLQHNIDLLNAALNVKAVEAQLMAAKLSFLPSFTFTPQGTIASWDGNKATQTYQLPISASWDIDLFGKLLSQKRSAQVALLATKDYQVVVKTNVISGIANMYYTLLMLDKQLDIVNNMEKLTKETLDLMVIQKDLGRVRSTGVQSAEANYYSVQTKKTDIIRQIRETENALSLLLGQTAQTIQRGKIDNQSLPTNLSTGVAISMLNNRADVHAAEMNLAQCFYNVQTARSRFYPSLSITGTGVFTNSSGMGIVNPGKWLLSTVGSLVQPIFAKGQIVAGLKVAQMKYEQALNTWQNKVLNAGNEVSNALVKYNSAVTKSELESKRIATLTKNVADTKLLLQQSNSSYLEVITAQQTLLNAELSKVTEDFTKMQSIVSLYQALGGGTK, translated from the coding sequence ATGGAAATAAAAAGTAAAACAGAAATAAAGATGAAACATCTAAATATCATAATAATGGCATTTGCACTAGTAGCCTTTACTAGCTGCAAAAGCCTTTATGGGAAGTATGAAAGACCAACAGTAAACACCAAAGGTCTTGTTCGTGATGTTGTGAGTAATACCGACACGCTTGCTGTTAACGATACAACTAACTTCGGAAATATGCCTTGGCGTAGTGTATTTACAGATCCACAGCTTCAGACACTTATAGAGATGGGGTTGCAACACAATATCGACTTACTCAATGCTGCATTAAATGTAAAAGCTGTTGAAGCACAACTTATGGCAGCAAAGCTATCATTCTTACCCTCATTTACATTCACACCACAAGGAACCATCGCCTCTTGGGATGGTAACAAGGCAACTCAAACCTATCAATTGCCTATCAGTGCAAGTTGGGATATTGATTTGTTTGGAAAACTTTTAAGTCAAAAAAGAAGTGCACAAGTGGCTCTTCTTGCTACAAAAGACTATCAAGTGGTGGTGAAAACCAATGTAATTAGTGGTATTGCCAATATGTATTACACCTTATTGATGCTCGATAAACAGCTAGATATAGTGAATAACATGGAGAAACTCACCAAAGAAACACTCGACTTAATGGTTATTCAAAAAGATTTAGGAAGAGTTCGTTCTACAGGTGTGCAGAGTGCAGAGGCTAATTACTATTCGGTTCAAACAAAAAAGACTGACATTATTCGCCAAATACGTGAAACAGAAAATGCACTTTCATTGCTTTTAGGTCAAACTGCCCAAACAATTCAACGTGGAAAGATTGATAATCAATCACTTCCAACCAACCTTTCAACAGGTGTTGCCATAAGTATGCTAAATAATCGTGCCGATGTTCATGCTGCAGAAATGAATCTTGCACAATGTTTTTACAATGTTCAAACAGCAAGAAGTCGTTTCTATCCAAGTTTAAGTATCACAGGCACAGGAGTCTTTACCAATAGTAGTGGTATGGGAATTGTTAACCCTGGCAAGTGGCTTTTATCGACTGTAGGCTCTTTAGTGCAACCCATTTTTGCAAAAGGACAGATTGTTGCAGGCTTAAAGGTGGCTCAGATGAAATACGAACAAGCCCTAAATACATGGCAAAATAAAGTGTTAAACGCAGGAAATGAGGTAAGTAATGCTCTTGTTAAGTATAATTCGGCAGTGACAAAGTCTGAACTTGAAAGCAAACGTATTGCTACTTTAACAAAGAATGTAGCAGATACAAAACTCTTATTGCAGCAAAGTAATAGCTCATACCTTGAAGTTATCACCGCACAACAAACCTTGTTGAATGCAGAACTATCAAAGGTTACAGAGGATTTTACAAAGATGCAGTCTATAGTTAGTCTTTATCAAGCTCTTGGTGGAGGCACAAAATAA
- a CDS encoding efflux RND transporter permease subunit, which translates to MRLDTFIHRPVLSTVISIIIVILGVIGLIALPTEQYPNIAPPTVMVQASYPGANAQTVLNSVITPLEESINGVENMTYMTSTATNDGGAGIIIYFKEGSDADMAQVNVQNRVTQASALLPAEVTQSGVHVAKRQNSQVLILSLAGDKTKYDEQFLTNYADINVVPAIKRVKGVGNCQSFGSKTYTIRMWLDPAKMKQHNLIPSDLVGILAQQNIEAAPGSLGEQTNNMYEYTIRYKGRLQKPEEFADMIISTDDSGQTLRVKDVAKVEMGALSYGAEMSSNGDPSVVMMITQSAGSNATQIANDVKKVLEEQQKIMPPGMEFRIISDVTEFLDASIHHLLQTLIEAFILVFIVVYIFLQDFRSTLVPLVAVPVSLIGTFFFLNVFGFTLNLLTLSALVLAIAIVVDDAIVVVEAVHAKLDLGYKSTKSATVDAMNEISGAIISITLVMASVFVPVSFMGGTSGTFYREFGITMAISIVISAVNALTLSPALSAVLLKPHNEDGTERKITRMERFHTSFNASYDKVLDRYKKVVTVFVKKPALAIITLVIGIVVLGVTAMNTKSSLVPNEDTGNLFINIQTPPGTGLEETKKIVKQVDAMLATNPAIAQRTILAGYGLLGGAGSNNATIFVKLKSFEERSKDETLLKYIGVHNEGSMMVLGMIYKQTAAIKGAKILAFPPPMVQGYSMTGGLTFSMQDRTGGSIDKFFNVTKNFIAELNKRPEITNAMTTFDTKYPQYMLDVDVARCKQSGISPKDILTTMQGYFSGMYASNFNAYGKLYRVYIQAAPNFRADVKSLNSIYVRTNKGMSPINEFVNLKQTFGPQSVERFNLYTAINVNAQVTDGYSSGEALNALNEVAKTSLPQGYSFDYSGLTRAEQESSNSTFMIFGLCLLFVYLILSAQYESYLLPLSVILSIPFGLAGAFLFTLLFKNNNDIYMQIALIMLIGLLAKNAILIVEFALERRRTGMAISWSAILGAGARLRPILMTSLAMIIGLLPLIIPNGVGYNGNMTLGAAAVGGMLIGTLCQVIVVPALFYLFQSLQEKLSPIKFEDEVNNEVSHDLKKYAKRRYGNKK; encoded by the coding sequence ATGAGATTAGATACATTTATTCATCGCCCAGTGCTGTCGACTGTGATTTCAATTATCATAGTTATTCTGGGAGTAATTGGTCTTATTGCTCTTCCAACAGAGCAATATCCCAACATTGCTCCACCAACAGTTATGGTGCAAGCTTCATATCCTGGAGCGAATGCTCAAACGGTATTGAATTCGGTTATCACACCACTTGAAGAATCAATCAATGGTGTTGAAAACATGACTTATATGACTTCTACAGCAACAAACGATGGTGGTGCAGGGATTATCATTTACTTCAAAGAAGGAAGTGATGCCGATATGGCTCAGGTAAACGTGCAAAACCGTGTTACACAAGCCAGTGCTTTATTGCCAGCAGAAGTGACTCAGTCGGGGGTTCATGTAGCAAAGCGTCAAAATTCACAAGTTCTTATCTTGTCTTTGGCAGGCGATAAAACGAAATATGATGAGCAATTCTTAACCAACTATGCAGATATCAATGTCGTTCCCGCTATCAAACGTGTGAAAGGTGTGGGTAATTGTCAAAGCTTTGGTTCGAAAACTTATACTATAAGAATGTGGCTTGATCCTGCAAAGATGAAGCAACACAACCTAATTCCATCAGACTTGGTGGGAATTTTGGCGCAACAGAACATCGAAGCGGCTCCAGGTTCACTTGGAGAACAAACAAATAATATGTATGAGTACACCATTCGATACAAAGGAAGATTGCAAAAGCCAGAAGAGTTTGCAGATATGATTATCTCAACAGATGATAGTGGACAGACACTTCGTGTGAAAGACGTTGCGAAAGTTGAAATGGGTGCACTTTCATATGGTGCAGAAATGAGTTCAAATGGCGACCCCTCTGTGGTTATGATGATTACACAAAGTGCAGGTTCGAATGCAACTCAGATTGCAAATGATGTGAAGAAGGTTCTTGAAGAACAACAAAAGATTATGCCTCCAGGTATGGAGTTCCGTATCATTTCAGATGTTACAGAGTTCTTAGACGCATCTATTCACCACTTGCTACAGACACTTATTGAGGCGTTTATACTGGTGTTTATCGTGGTTTACATCTTCTTGCAAGATTTCCGTTCAACACTTGTACCGCTAGTTGCTGTACCAGTGTCGCTAATCGGTACATTCTTTTTCTTGAACGTATTTGGATTTACTCTTAACTTGCTAACTCTTTCAGCGTTAGTACTTGCAATTGCCATCGTAGTAGATGATGCCATAGTGGTAGTTGAGGCAGTTCACGCAAAATTAGACCTAGGATATAAATCTACAAAGAGTGCAACTGTCGATGCAATGAATGAAATTTCAGGTGCAATTATATCTATTACGCTTGTAATGGCATCGGTATTCGTGCCCGTTTCGTTTATGGGTGGAACCTCAGGAACATTCTATCGTGAGTTTGGTATAACCATGGCGATATCTATTGTCATATCTGCTGTGAACGCTTTAACCCTTTCTCCTGCTCTAAGTGCAGTACTATTGAAACCTCATAACGAAGATGGTACAGAGCGAAAGATAACTAGAATGGAGCGATTCCATACTTCTTTCAATGCATCATACGACAAAGTTCTTGATAGATATAAAAAGGTTGTAACCGTATTTGTTAAGAAACCAGCTCTTGCAATTATCACTTTAGTAATAGGTATTGTTGTACTTGGTGTCACAGCAATGAACACAAAGAGTAGTTTAGTGCCCAATGAAGATACAGGAAACTTGTTTATTAATATACAAACTCCTCCTGGAACAGGTCTAGAAGAAACTAAGAAGATTGTGAAGCAGGTTGATGCGATGTTGGCAACAAACCCTGCTATTGCACAAAGAACAATCTTAGCAGGATATGGTTTGCTAGGAGGTGCAGGATCAAATAATGCTACTATTTTCGTAAAACTAAAGAGTTTTGAAGAGAGAAGCAAAGATGAAACCCTATTAAAATACATTGGTGTGCACAATGAAGGTAGTATGATGGTGCTAGGAATGATCTATAAACAGACCGCAGCCATTAAGGGTGCGAAGATACTTGCATTCCCTCCACCTATGGTTCAGGGTTATTCGATGACAGGTGGTTTAACTTTCTCTATGCAAGACCGTACTGGTGGTAGTATAGATAAGTTCTTTAATGTAACCAAGAACTTTATTGCAGAGTTGAATAAGCGTCCTGAAATTACCAATGCAATGACCACTTTCGATACGAAGTATCCACAATATATGCTCGATGTAGACGTCGCTCGTTGTAAACAAAGCGGTATTTCGCCAAAAGATATCTTAACAACTATGCAGGGATACTTTAGTGGAATGTATGCATCTAACTTTAATGCGTATGGTAAGTTGTATCGTGTTTACATTCAAGCAGCCCCAAACTTCCGTGCAGATGTAAAGAGCTTAAATAGCATTTATGTACGAACCAATAAGGGAATGTCGCCAATTAACGAGTTTGTTAACTTGAAACAGACTTTCGGTCCTCAATCTGTTGAGCGTTTTAATCTATACACTGCGATTAATGTTAATGCGCAAGTTACAGATGGTTATTCGTCTGGTGAAGCCTTAAATGCATTGAACGAAGTGGCAAAGACAAGTCTTCCACAAGGATATTCATTTGACTATTCTGGTTTAACACGTGCAGAACAAGAATCAAGTAACTCAACTTTCATGATCTTCGGCTTGTGTTTGTTATTCGTTTATTTGATTCTAAGTGCTCAATATGAAAGCTATTTATTGCCATTGTCGGTGATTTTGTCTATTCCTTTCGGTCTTGCAGGAGCCTTCTTGTTTACGCTTCTCTTCAAGAACAATAACGATATCTACATGCAAATTGCGTTAATTATGTTGATTGGACTATTAGCTAAGAACGCAATCCTTATCGTTGAATTCGCATTAGAGCGTCGAAGAACAGGTATGGCGATATCTTGGTCTGCTATATTAGGTGCTGGTGCTCGTCTACGTCCTATCCTAATGACCTCGTTAGCGATGATTATTGGTTTGCTTCCATTGATTATTCCTAATGGAGTTGGATATAATGGAAACATGACTTTGGGTGCTGCTGCGGTTGGAGGAATGCTTATTGGAACACTATGTCAGGTGATTGTTGTACCTGCTTTGTTCTATCTTTTCCAATCATTGCAAGAGAAACTGAGTCCAATTAAGTTCGAAGACGAAGTGAATAACGAAGTTTCTCACGACTTAAAGAAATACGCTAAGCGTCGTTATGGAAATAAAAAGTAA
- the queA gene encoding tRNA preQ1(34) S-adenosylmethionine ribosyltransferase-isomerase QueA has product MKLSQFKFKLPAEQVALYPHCFEREYTDKDGKKETFKITRQDESRLMVLHKKSGTIDLFQKDENGNPIEGKYIEFRNIVEYFDEGDTFIFNDTKVFPARLYGTKEKTDAKIEVFLLRELNQEMRLWDVLVEPARKIRIGNKLFFDESGSMVAEVIDNTTSRGRTLRFLYDCPHEEFKKELYALGESPLPRYIIDNREETHATQEDLENFQCIFAKNEGAVTAPATGLHFSRELLKRMEIKGINNAYITLHCGLGCFNDIEVEDLTKHKMDSEQMVVNAEACKIVNDTKRNGKKVCAVGTSVVKATETAVGTDGMLKEFEGWTNKFIFPPYDFGLSNTMVTNFYHPYSTLLMETAAFGGYELVMEAYDLAVKHGYMFGCFGDSLLILND; this is encoded by the coding sequence ATGAAGCTATCTCAATTTAAATTCAAGTTACCTGCTGAACAGGTGGCATTGTATCCTCATTGTTTTGAAAGAGAATACACTGATAAAGATGGTAAAAAAGAAACCTTTAAGATTACTCGTCAAGATGAAAGTCGATTGATGGTGTTACATAAAAAATCAGGAACTATCGACTTATTTCAAAAAGACGAGAATGGAAATCCTATCGAAGGCAAGTATATTGAGTTTAGAAATATAGTTGAATATTTTGATGAAGGCGATACATTTATATTCAATGACACAAAGGTTTTCCCTGCTCGTTTATATGGAACAAAAGAGAAAACAGATGCAAAGATTGAGGTATTCCTTTTAAGAGAGCTCAACCAAGAGATGCGTTTGTGGGATGTTTTGGTTGAACCTGCACGTAAAATAAGAATCGGAAACAAACTGTTCTTCGATGAAAGTGGCTCTATGGTTGCTGAAGTTATCGACAACACAACAAGTAGAGGCAGAACTTTACGCTTCTTATACGATTGTCCTCACGAAGAATTTAAGAAAGAATTGTATGCTTTAGGCGAGTCTCCTTTACCACGATACATCATAGATAATCGTGAAGAAACCCATGCCACACAAGAAGATTTAGAGAACTTCCAATGTATATTTGCTAAGAATGAAGGAGCCGTTACAGCCCCTGCTACAGGCTTACACTTTAGTAGAGAGCTATTAAAGAGAATGGAGATAAAAGGTATCAATAATGCTTATATCACCCTACATTGCGGTTTAGGTTGCTTTAATGATATCGAAGTAGAAGACCTAACCAAGCATAAAATGGACTCTGAGCAGATGGTTGTTAATGCAGAAGCATGTAAGATAGTAAACGATACCAAACGTAATGGAAAGAAAGTGTGCGCAGTTGGTACCAGTGTTGTTAAGGCAACAGAGACCGCAGTGGGCACAGATGGAATGTTAAAAGAATTCGAAGGATGGACCAACAAATTCATTTTCCCTCCTTATGACTTTGGGCTTTCAAACACAATGGTAACTAATTTCTACCATCCTTATTCAACATTGTTGATGGAAACCGCTGCCTTTGGAGGTTATGAGTTGGTTATGGAGGCTTATGATCTTGCCGTTAAGCATGGTTATATGTTTGGATGTTTCGGCGATTCGCTATTGATTTTGAACGATTAA
- the truB gene encoding tRNA pseudouridine(55) synthase TruB: MNFKAGEIIHIDKPYGITSFGALAHIRYLLSRKLGVKRLKVGHAGTLDPLATGVLTLCTGKATKLIEQLQGHTKEYVATMQLGATTPSYDMEHPVNETFETEHIHRESIDAVLPLFIGDIQQVPPSYSACKVNGARAYDLKRAGEHVELSAKQIRIDEIEVLHFDEETKLLTIRVVCGKGTYIRSLARDLGRALNSGAYLTELRRTKVGDVFVENCINYDSFGEWLNQQTIEDIE; this comes from the coding sequence ATGAACTTCAAAGCAGGCGAGATTATACACATAGATAAGCCCTATGGAATCACAAGTTTTGGCGCATTAGCACATATAAGATACCTTCTTTCACGCAAATTAGGGGTTAAAAGACTTAAAGTAGGACACGCAGGAACACTTGATCCGTTAGCAACTGGGGTCTTAACTCTATGCACAGGAAAGGCAACAAAGCTAATAGAACAACTGCAAGGGCATACAAAAGAGTATGTAGCCACAATGCAATTAGGGGCTACAACGCCAAGTTATGACATGGAGCACCCTGTTAATGAAACCTTTGAAACAGAGCATATCCATCGTGAAAGCATTGATGCAGTATTGCCATTGTTTATTGGTGACATTCAACAAGTGCCCCCTTCGTATAGTGCTTGCAAAGTAAATGGAGCACGAGCATACGACTTAAAGCGTGCAGGAGAGCATGTTGAGCTGTCTGCAAAGCAAATAAGAATAGATGAAATAGAAGTCCTTCACTTTGATGAAGAAACCAAATTGCTCACCATTAGAGTTGTTTGTGGGAAAGGAACATATATCCGTTCGCTTGCAAGAGATTTAGGAAGAGCACTTAATAGTGGTGCTTACCTCACAGAATTGCGTAGAACAAAGGTAGGAGATGTATTCGTAGAGAATTGTATTAACTATGATTCTTTTGGCGAATGGTTGAATCAACAAACGATAGAAGATATCGAATAA